ACACCATCAGGAAGATGGTGCGCCGTTCGATCTCCCGCGACAGCAGTCCGCTGGACAGGAAGATGGCGAGCAGCGCCAGGGTGAGGCTCATGGCCCCCAGGCCCATGTCGGTGAGGACGCGCTCGAAGGTGGTGATGGTGACCGAGACCACCAGCGTGCTGCTCAGCAGCAGGATGAGGGCGAAGACACCCACCACCATCGTGATGCGGTTGCGCCGGGCCTCGCGGAAGCCATTGAACGCCAGGGCAATGAACGGATTCATCAGGAGATCTCCCCTCCAACGGGGCCCTGCCGCGCTTCCTCGAGCGCACGCAGGAAGAGGTCCTCGAGCGAGAAGCGGGCGGGCTGCAGCTTCGTCACCCGCGCTCCCGCCTCCAGCAGCTTCTTGAGCAGCGGCTGCGACTCCGACTCGCGGATGCGCAGCATCACCCGGCTCTCCAGGGTCTGCGCGGACTCCAGCGGGACGCCCAGGGACTGGATGCGCTCGAGCGGGAGTCCCTCCACCGTCAGCTCCACCTGTGTCGTCTCGGAGCTGAGCAGCTCGGCCACGCTGCCCTCGCGCACCCGCCGACCTCCCACCAGCACCGCCACCCGCTCGCAGAGCGCCTCCACGTCCGGGATGATGTGCGTGCAGAAGAGGATGGTGGTGCCGCGCTCGCGCTCCTCGAGGATGAGGTCGCGGATCTGCCGGCGCCCCACGGGATCCAGCCCCGAGGTGGGCTCGTCGAGGATGAGCAGGGAGGGCCGGCTCACCAGCGCCTGTGCCAGCGCCACGCGCTGCACCATGCCCTTGCTGTAGCGGCGGATCTGCAGGCCGGCCGCGCGCTCCATCTGCACCATCCCCAGCACCTGGGAGACGCGGTCATCCAGCTCCTTGCCGCTCATTCCGGCCAGCCGTCCCGAGAGCGTGACGAACTCGCGGCCGGTGAGGTACTCGTACGGTGCCGGGTTCTCCGGCACGTAGCCCACGCGGCGCCGCGCCTCCTTGTCGTCCGGCGTCAGGCCGAAGAGGCGGGCCTCGCCCGCGGAGGCGCGCACCAGGTTCATCAGGATCTTGATGGTGGTGGACTTGCCGGCCCCATTGGGGCCGAGCAGCCCGTACACCTGGCCCGGCATGAGCGTCAGATCCAGCGACTGGAGGGCGCGGACCTGCCGGTTCATCAAGAAGCCGAGCCTGTACGTCTTGGACAGGTTGCGAATCTCAATGGGTGCTGAGGAGTCCATGGAGCTCACTTCCACTGATAGCCCCGGTTGTTGGGGGTGAAGATCTCGAGCCGACGGCGCTGCGTCTCCGAGTAGGCGCGCTCGTCGTGGCCGATGTAGAAGTCGCCGCCGGCCGGGTCGACCGGGGGGCGAGGCAGGAAACCCA
This is a stretch of genomic DNA from Archangium violaceum. It encodes these proteins:
- a CDS encoding ABC transporter ATP-binding protein — protein: MDSSAPIEIRNLSKTYRLGFLMNRQVRALQSLDLTLMPGQVYGLLGPNGAGKSTTIKILMNLVRASAGEARLFGLTPDDKEARRRVGYVPENPAPYEYLTGREFVTLSGRLAGMSGKELDDRVSQVLGMVQMERAAGLQIRRYSKGMVQRVALAQALVSRPSLLILDEPTSGLDPVGRRQIRDLILEERERGTTILFCTHIIPDVEALCERVAVLVGGRRVREGSVAELLSSETTQVELTVEGLPLERIQSLGVPLESAQTLESRVMLRIRESESQPLLKKLLEAGARVTKLQPARFSLEDLFLRALEEARQGPVGGEIS